In Nomascus leucogenys isolate Asia chromosome 6, Asia_NLE_v1, whole genome shotgun sequence, one DNA window encodes the following:
- the NR2F2 gene encoding COUP transcription factor 2 isoform X1: MAMVVSTWRDPQDEVPGSQGSQASQAPPVPGPPPGAPHTPQTPGQGGPASTPAQTAAGGQGGPGGPGSDKQQQQQHIECVVCGDKSSGKHYGQFTCEGCKSFFKRSVRRNLSYTCRANRNCPIDQHHRNQCQYCRLKKCLKVGMRREAVQRGRMPPTQPTHGQFALTNGDPLNCHSYLSGYISLLLRAEPYPTSRFGSQCMQPNNIMGIENICELAARMLFSAVEWARNIPFFPDLQITDQVALLRLTWSELFVLNAAQCSMPLHVAPLLAAAGLHASPMSADRVVAFMDHIRIFQEQVEKLKALHVDSAEYSCLKAIVLFTSDACGLSDVAHVESLQEKSQCALEEYVRSQYPNQPTRFGKLLLRLPSLRTVSSSVIEQLFFVRLVGKTPIETLIRDMLLSGSSFNWPYMAIQ; this comes from the exons ATGGCAATGGTAGTCAGCACGTGGCGCGACCCCCAGGACGAGGTGCCCGGCTCACAGGGCAGCCAGGCCTCGCAGGCGCCGCCCGTGCCCGGCCCGCCGCCCGGCGCCCCGCACACGCCACAGACGCCCGGCCAAGGGGGCCCAGCCAGCACGCCAGCCCAGACGGCGGCCGGTGGCCAGGGCGGCCCTGGCGGCCCGGGTAGCgacaagcagcagcagcagcaacacatCGAGTGCGTGGTGTGCGGGGACAAGTCGAGCGGCAAGCACTACGGCCAGTTCACGTGCGAGGGCTGCAAGAGCTTCTTCAAGCGCAGCGTGCGGAGGAACCTGAGCTACACGTGCCGCGCCAACCGGAACTGTCCCATCGACCAGCACCATCGCAACCAGTGCCAGTACTGCCGCCTCAAAAAGTGCCTCAAAGTGGGCATGAGACGGGAAG CGGTGCAGAGGGGCAGGATGCCGCCGACCCAGCCGACCCACGGGCAGTTCGCGCTGACCAACGGGGACCCCCTCAACTGCCATTCGTACCTGTCCGGATATATTTCCCTGCTGTTGCGCGCCGAGCCCTATCCCACGTCGCGCTTCGGCAGCCAATGCATGCAGCCCAACAACATCATGGGTATCGAGAACATTTGCGAACTGGCCGCGAGGATGCTCTTCAGCGCCGTCGAGTGGGCCCGGAACATCCCCTTCTTCCCCGACCTGCAGATCACGGACCAGGTGGCCCTGCTTCGCCTCACCTGGAGCGAGCTGTTTGTGTTGAATGCGGCGCAGTGCTCCATGCCCCTCCACGTCGCCCCGCTCCTGGCCGCCGCCGGCCTGCATGCTTCGCCCATGTCCGCCGACCGGGTGGTCGCCTTTATGGACCACATACGGATCTTCCAAGAGCAGGTGGAGAAGCTCAAGGCGCTGCACGTTGACTCAGCCGAGTACAGCTGCCTCAAGGCCATAGTCCTGTTCACCTCAG ATGCCTGTGGTCTCTCTGATGTAGCCCATGTGGAAAGCTTGCAGGAAAAGTCTCAGTGTGCTTTGGAAGAATACGTTAGGAGCCAGTACCCCAACCAGCCGACGAGATTCGGAAAGCTTTTGCTTCGCCTCCCTTCCCTCCGCACCGTCTCCTCCTCAGTCATAGAGCAATTGTTTTTCGTCCGTTTGGTAGGTAAAACCCCCATCGAAACCCTCATCCGGGATATGTTACTGTCCGGCAGCAGTTTTAACTGGCCGTATATGgcaattcaataa
- the NR2F2 gene encoding COUP transcription factor 2 isoform X2, which produces MQAVWDLEQGKYGFAVQRGRMPPTQPTHGQFALTNGDPLNCHSYLSGYISLLLRAEPYPTSRFGSQCMQPNNIMGIENICELAARMLFSAVEWARNIPFFPDLQITDQVALLRLTWSELFVLNAAQCSMPLHVAPLLAAAGLHASPMSADRVVAFMDHIRIFQEQVEKLKALHVDSAEYSCLKAIVLFTSDACGLSDVAHVESLQEKSQCALEEYVRSQYPNQPTRFGKLLLRLPSLRTVSSSVIEQLFFVRLVGKTPIETLIRDMLLSGSSFNWPYMAIQ; this is translated from the exons CGGTGCAGAGGGGCAGGATGCCGCCGACCCAGCCGACCCACGGGCAGTTCGCGCTGACCAACGGGGACCCCCTCAACTGCCATTCGTACCTGTCCGGATATATTTCCCTGCTGTTGCGCGCCGAGCCCTATCCCACGTCGCGCTTCGGCAGCCAATGCATGCAGCCCAACAACATCATGGGTATCGAGAACATTTGCGAACTGGCCGCGAGGATGCTCTTCAGCGCCGTCGAGTGGGCCCGGAACATCCCCTTCTTCCCCGACCTGCAGATCACGGACCAGGTGGCCCTGCTTCGCCTCACCTGGAGCGAGCTGTTTGTGTTGAATGCGGCGCAGTGCTCCATGCCCCTCCACGTCGCCCCGCTCCTGGCCGCCGCCGGCCTGCATGCTTCGCCCATGTCCGCCGACCGGGTGGTCGCCTTTATGGACCACATACGGATCTTCCAAGAGCAGGTGGAGAAGCTCAAGGCGCTGCACGTTGACTCAGCCGAGTACAGCTGCCTCAAGGCCATAGTCCTGTTCACCTCAG ATGCCTGTGGTCTCTCTGATGTAGCCCATGTGGAAAGCTTGCAGGAAAAGTCTCAGTGTGCTTTGGAAGAATACGTTAGGAGCCAGTACCCCAACCAGCCGACGAGATTCGGAAAGCTTTTGCTTCGCCTCCCTTCCCTCCGCACCGTCTCCTCCTCAGTCATAGAGCAATTGTTTTTCGTCCGTTTGGTAGGTAAAACCCCCATCGAAACCCTCATCCGGGATATGTTACTGTCCGGCAGCAGTTTTAACTGGCCGTATATGgcaattcaataa
- the NR2F2 gene encoding COUP transcription factor 2 isoform X3: protein MPPTQPTHGQFALTNGDPLNCHSYLSGYISLLLRAEPYPTSRFGSQCMQPNNIMGIENICELAARMLFSAVEWARNIPFFPDLQITDQVALLRLTWSELFVLNAAQCSMPLHVAPLLAAAGLHASPMSADRVVAFMDHIRIFQEQVEKLKALHVDSAEYSCLKAIVLFTSDACGLSDVAHVESLQEKSQCALEEYVRSQYPNQPTRFGKLLLRLPSLRTVSSSVIEQLFFVRLVGKTPIETLIRDMLLSGSSFNWPYMAIQ from the exons ATGCCGCCGACCCAGCCGACCCACGGGCAGTTCGCGCTGACCAACGGGGACCCCCTCAACTGCCATTCGTACCTGTCCGGATATATTTCCCTGCTGTTGCGCGCCGAGCCCTATCCCACGTCGCGCTTCGGCAGCCAATGCATGCAGCCCAACAACATCATGGGTATCGAGAACATTTGCGAACTGGCCGCGAGGATGCTCTTCAGCGCCGTCGAGTGGGCCCGGAACATCCCCTTCTTCCCCGACCTGCAGATCACGGACCAGGTGGCCCTGCTTCGCCTCACCTGGAGCGAGCTGTTTGTGTTGAATGCGGCGCAGTGCTCCATGCCCCTCCACGTCGCCCCGCTCCTGGCCGCCGCCGGCCTGCATGCTTCGCCCATGTCCGCCGACCGGGTGGTCGCCTTTATGGACCACATACGGATCTTCCAAGAGCAGGTGGAGAAGCTCAAGGCGCTGCACGTTGACTCAGCCGAGTACAGCTGCCTCAAGGCCATAGTCCTGTTCACCTCAG ATGCCTGTGGTCTCTCTGATGTAGCCCATGTGGAAAGCTTGCAGGAAAAGTCTCAGTGTGCTTTGGAAGAATACGTTAGGAGCCAGTACCCCAACCAGCCGACGAGATTCGGAAAGCTTTTGCTTCGCCTCCCTTCCCTCCGCACCGTCTCCTCCTCAGTCATAGAGCAATTGTTTTTCGTCCGTTTGGTAGGTAAAACCCCCATCGAAACCCTCATCCGGGATATGTTACTGTCCGGCAGCAGTTTTAACTGGCCGTATATGgcaattcaataa